One genomic window of Acidovorax radicis includes the following:
- a CDS encoding PepSY domain-containing protein, which translates to MSWKAIHRWLGLTIGTLAVVLGITGAILAIDPVQQAWQAPAAPGNFPVATLVERVARSVPNAEEIRRLPSGAIVVFSFAGDQPQASYVDPADGHVLGAWQASALPRWVKNLHRSLLLGDAGRWGAAGTALTVGLLCVSALVLLLRRMGGWRRLAARVRGSLAQRIHVVTGRVVLAILCITSLTALTMSASTLGLVTLDPRTEPEVFSVVTGKPDMPGAQLTTLQNLQVQDLRKLSLPGATDPEDTWKVVAAQGQGWIDRTSGQMLAWQDAPLAQRIYDWAVVLHTGEAAWPWAVVLGLAGASVLLFWLSGVVIWWRARRQAPHIIGNTPMAQADVLIFVASEGGSTWGFAQTLQDAFVQGGHRVHTSALENFRTTAATRQVFVLAATYGEGQAPAHASHALEHIAKLNASAVPVTVLGFGDRQFPAFCAFAKALDQTLRAQGWPTLLPVECIHQQSGQQFARWGDALAQALGEPLVLEHVPRLPATVALTLVARQDYSGVTGQASAIMRFAWPAQGLDARLRGHGLARFAAGDLVGVVPPGSAVPRYYSLASGWEDGFVEICVRQMSGGLCSTHLLGLQMGDSISAFIRSNPGFALPRSRRPVLLIGAGTGVAPLAGFIRRNDRRSPMHLYFGGRDPARDFYFGPDIQRWLAEGRLATLQTAFSRVPDGGGYVQDALRRDAERVRDLVAQGAIVRVCGSRAMAQGVAEALDSVLAPLDWSVSALKAKERYAEDVF; encoded by the coding sequence ATGAGTTGGAAAGCGATCCACCGCTGGCTCGGCCTGACCATTGGCACCCTGGCGGTGGTGCTGGGCATCACCGGTGCCATCCTGGCGATTGACCCGGTGCAGCAGGCGTGGCAGGCGCCCGCTGCCCCGGGCAATTTTCCCGTGGCCACCTTGGTGGAGCGCGTGGCGCGCAGCGTCCCAAATGCAGAAGAAATCCGCCGTCTGCCATCGGGCGCCATCGTGGTATTCAGCTTTGCAGGGGACCAGCCGCAGGCGTCTTACGTGGACCCCGCCGATGGCCATGTGCTGGGTGCGTGGCAAGCCTCGGCGCTGCCGCGCTGGGTGAAGAACCTGCACCGCTCACTGCTGTTGGGCGACGCCGGGCGCTGGGGTGCGGCGGGCACTGCGCTGACCGTGGGCTTGTTGTGCGTCTCTGCCCTGGTGCTGTTGCTGCGGCGCATGGGCGGCTGGCGGCGGCTGGCGGCACGGGTGCGTGGCTCGCTGGCGCAGCGCATCCACGTGGTGACCGGCCGCGTGGTGCTTGCCATCCTTTGCATCACATCGCTCACAGCGCTGACCATGAGCGCATCGACCCTGGGGCTGGTGACGCTGGACCCCAGAACCGAACCTGAAGTGTTTTCAGTAGTAACCGGCAAGCCCGACATGCCCGGCGCACAGCTGACAACGCTGCAAAACCTCCAGGTGCAGGATTTGCGCAAGCTGAGCCTTCCTGGCGCCACCGACCCGGAAGACACCTGGAAGGTCGTCGCCGCCCAAGGGCAAGGCTGGATTGACCGGACCTCGGGCCAGATGCTGGCCTGGCAGGATGCCCCCCTGGCGCAGCGTATCTACGACTGGGCCGTGGTGCTGCACACCGGCGAAGCGGCCTGGCCCTGGGCCGTGGTGCTCGGGCTCGCGGGCGCCAGCGTGCTGCTGTTCTGGCTGTCGGGCGTTGTGATCTGGTGGCGAGCACGCCGCCAGGCACCGCACATCATCGGCAACACGCCCATGGCACAGGCCGACGTGCTCATCTTCGTGGCCAGCGAAGGTGGCAGCACCTGGGGTTTCGCGCAGACACTGCAAGACGCGTTCGTGCAAGGCGGTCACCGCGTACACACCAGTGCACTGGAGAACTTTCGAACCACGGCCGCCACACGGCAGGTGTTTGTGCTTGCCGCAACCTACGGCGAAGGCCAGGCCCCGGCCCATGCCAGCCACGCCCTGGAGCACATCGCCAAGCTCAACGCCAGCGCTGTGCCGGTCACGGTGCTGGGCTTCGGCGACCGACAGTTCCCGGCCTTCTGCGCCTTTGCCAAGGCGCTGGATCAGACCTTGCGCGCACAGGGCTGGCCCACGTTGCTGCCGGTCGAGTGCATCCACCAGCAATCGGGCCAGCAGTTTGCGCGCTGGGGCGATGCCCTGGCACAGGCGCTGGGCGAACCCCTGGTGCTGGAGCATGTGCCGCGCTTGCCAGCCACGGTGGCGCTCACGCTCGTCGCGCGGCAGGACTATTCCGGTGTCACCGGGCAAGCCTCGGCGATCATGCGCTTTGCGTGGCCTGCACAAGGACTGGACGCACGCTTGCGCGGGCACGGTCTGGCGCGGTTTGCCGCGGGCGATCTTGTGGGCGTTGTGCCGCCGGGTTCGGCCGTACCGCGCTACTACTCGCTGGCGTCGGGCTGGGAAGATGGTTTTGTGGAAATCTGCGTGCGTCAGATGAGCGGCGGCCTGTGCTCCACGCACTTGCTGGGCCTGCAGATGGGGGACAGCATCAGCGCCTTCATACGGTCCAACCCCGGCTTTGCACTGCCGCGATCGCGGCGGCCTGTGCTGCTGATTGGGGCGGGCACCGGTGTGGCGCCGCTGGCGGGCTTCATCCGGCGCAACGACAGGCGCAGCCCGATGCACCTGTACTTTGGCGGACGTGACCCGGCGCGGGACTTTTACTTTGGCCCCGACATTCAGCGCTGGCTCGCCGAAGGGCGCCTGGCAACGCTGCAGACGGCTTTCTCGCGCGTGCCCGACGGCGGCGGCTATGTGCAGGATGCCCTGCGCCGTGACGCCGAGCGCGTGCGCGACCTGGTGGCGCAGGGCGCCATCGTGCGCGTTTGCGGCAGCCGTGCCATGGCGCAGGGCGTGGCCGAGGCGCTGGACAGCGTGTTGGCGCCACTGGACTGGAGCGTATCAGCGCTGAAAGCCAAGGAGCGTTATGCCGAAGATGTCTTCTGA
- a CDS encoding DUF2271 domain-containing protein, with protein sequence MSKPLLTILATACALALPALAHSRPLTLTAQLKNYGGDGAYLAAYLTDAKGAYVRTLWVAGGKAKYHKHLSDWSRLSAGDAKRLNGVTGASVGAGRTLKVTADLADALIDAGYEIRIDAAAEDMRDSPSEVRIPLSKANAGKPQAGKQYIQSATFQLQ encoded by the coding sequence ATGTCCAAACCTCTTTTGACCATTCTGGCCACCGCCTGCGCGCTGGCCCTTCCCGCCCTGGCACACAGCCGCCCGCTCACGCTGACCGCCCAGCTCAAGAACTACGGCGGCGACGGCGCCTACCTGGCGGCCTACCTGACCGATGCCAAAGGCGCCTATGTGCGCACGCTGTGGGTGGCAGGCGGCAAGGCCAAGTACCACAAGCACTTGTCTGACTGGAGCCGCCTCTCGGCGGGGGACGCCAAACGCCTCAATGGCGTCACCGGTGCCAGCGTGGGCGCTGGGCGCACGCTCAAGGTCACCGCCGATCTGGCGGATGCACTGATCGACGCGGGCTATGAAATCCGCATCGACGCTGCGGCAGAGGACATGCGAGACAGCCCGTCGGAGGTCCGCATTCCACTGTCCAAAGCCAACGCCGGCAAGCCGCAGGCGGGCAAGCAGTACATCCAGTCGGCAACCTTTCAACTCCAGTAA
- a CDS encoding RES family NAD+ phosphorylase: MNAFRMVETQHTAATMRLVDSADEQTLLEQMLDDAKPPLPPHAKGLHYLLAAPFRYRSPTGSRFRGTQMTCLWYGADDPFCACAEIAYWRQRFLLDSAGLVAQQLSTEHSMYEAVVSGRALDLLSLPWSQAEAQWTHPSNYTATQKLGALVQDTGDVAWIRYASVRAPGHTCAAVFDPRSLAMVTPEGRYEQWHCHTTRDRVTLSNGRVRFDF; this comes from the coding sequence ATGAACGCGTTTCGCATGGTCGAGACGCAGCACACCGCGGCCACCATGCGCCTGGTGGACTCTGCGGACGAACAGACCCTGCTCGAGCAAATGCTGGACGACGCCAAACCCCCGCTGCCCCCACACGCCAAGGGGCTTCATTACCTGCTGGCCGCGCCCTTTCGTTACCGGTCACCGACAGGGTCTCGATTTCGCGGCACCCAGATGACCTGCCTCTGGTATGGCGCCGACGATCCGTTTTGTGCCTGTGCCGAAATTGCCTATTGGCGCCAGCGGTTTTTGCTGGACAGCGCGGGGCTCGTGGCGCAACAACTGTCCACCGAGCACTCGATGTATGAAGCTGTTGTCAGCGGGCGGGCCCTTGATCTGCTGTCACTCCCCTGGTCACAAGCCGAAGCCCAGTGGACACACCCCAGCAACTACACCGCAACACAGAAGCTGGGGGCGTTGGTTCAAGACACTGGCGATGTGGCGTGGATCCGTTATGCCTCGGTGCGCGCGCCCGGGCACACCTGCGCCGCCGTATTTGACCCACGGAGTCTGGCCATGGTCACCCCAGAGGGCCGGTATGAACAGTGGCACTGCCACACCACACGCGACCGGGTCACGTTATCCAACGGCCGTGTGCGGTTTGACTTTTAG
- a CDS encoding PepSY domain-containing protein produces the protein MKSTPTLRHAVLVLWLGLAALPTWASDDCDAPLNRWQTRDAVRQMAAAQGWQIQRLKIDDGCYEIRGTDAQGRTFKAKIDPETLKVLKMKQGDHQRDRDRDRDRDRERDDEGAARHARPPQPGAAAGPAPMALPISSPTSSPTSAPGSAPRGQVE, from the coding sequence ATGAAATCCACCCCCACTTTGCGCCATGCCGTGCTGGTTCTATGGCTAGGCTTGGCCGCCCTGCCCACGTGGGCCAGTGACGATTGCGATGCGCCGCTCAATCGCTGGCAAACGCGTGATGCGGTGCGGCAGATGGCCGCCGCACAGGGCTGGCAGATCCAGCGGCTGAAGATTGACGACGGTTGCTATGAAATTCGCGGTACCGATGCCCAAGGACGCACCTTCAAAGCCAAGATCGACCCGGAAACCCTGAAGGTGTTGAAGATGAAGCAAGGCGACCACCAGCGGGACCGGGACCGGGACCGGGACCGGGACCGGGAGCGCGATGACGAGGGTGCTGCGCGGCACGCTCGACCGCCGCAACCGGGCGCCGCCGCCGGGCCTGCGCCTATGGCATTGCCGATCTCATCGCCTACTTCATCGCCTACGTCAGCCCCTGGCTCCGCGCCGCGCGGCCAGGTCGAATAA
- a CDS encoding antitoxin Xre-like helix-turn-helix domain-containing protein → MVARLAKVANLEAAPDKALVLGKATARAAQELSLSNAALARVIGLSEPTISRIVGGARGIDPLSKEGQLALLLVRLFRSLDPLVGSDAQKRHDWLRSHNKALNGAPAALIETPAGLVTALAYLDGMRAAA, encoded by the coding sequence ATGGTTGCTCGCCTGGCAAAGGTGGCGAATCTGGAGGCCGCCCCCGACAAAGCCCTGGTTTTGGGCAAGGCCACGGCCCGTGCCGCACAAGAGCTCAGCCTGTCCAATGCCGCGTTGGCCCGGGTGATTGGCTTGAGCGAGCCCACCATCAGCCGCATCGTGGGCGGCGCGCGTGGCATCGACCCCCTCTCCAAAGAAGGGCAGCTGGCCTTGCTGCTGGTGCGCCTGTTCCGGTCCCTGGACCCGCTGGTCGGCTCGGACGCGCAAAAGCGCCACGACTGGCTGCGCAGTCATAACAAGGCCCTCAATGGCGCACCGGCCGCCTTGATCGAAACCCCTGCAGGCCTGGTCACAGCCCTGGCCTACCTCGACGGGATGCGGGCCGCCGCGTGA
- a CDS encoding patatin-like phospholipase family protein has translation MTAFTPRTFPTVFSPLFAVLGVCALAALSACGSSSPRSAAALPEPIATIAAPAPIKIGIALGGGAAKGFAHIGVIKMLEANGFAPAVVAGTSAGSVVGAMYASGMNAFELQEKAVALDESKIRDLQLSSGGLVLGQGLEDYVNAQVRNKPLEQLAKPFVAVATRLEDGERTVFARGNTGQAVRASSSVPGVFQPVTLGKYHFVDGGIVSPVPVDAARQLGADVVIAVDISNKARGKSPGDMLGTLSQSIAIMGQKLGQAELARADVIIRPQVLDLGSADFSQRAKAMVEGEKAALAAMPHIRERVAQLQAERATATRVAQQKAAAAQHQACLDNRSSLQKVAGYAGLGEPCASP, from the coding sequence ATGACCGCTTTTACCCCCCGCACCTTCCCCACAGTCTTTTCGCCCTTGTTCGCGGTGTTGGGCGTATGCGCGCTGGCGGCCCTGAGCGCCTGTGGCAGCAGTTCGCCGCGTTCGGCTGCCGCCTTGCCCGAGCCCATCGCCACGATCGCCGCACCGGCCCCCATCAAGATCGGCATCGCATTGGGCGGTGGGGCGGCCAAGGGGTTTGCGCACATCGGGGTGATCAAGATGCTGGAGGCCAACGGCTTTGCGCCCGCCGTGGTGGCGGGCACGAGCGCGGGCAGTGTGGTGGGGGCGATGTACGCCAGCGGCATGAACGCGTTCGAGCTGCAGGAAAAAGCCGTGGCGCTGGATGAATCGAAGATCCGCGACCTGCAGTTGTCGTCGGGCGGGCTGGTGCTGGGCCAGGGGCTGGAGGACTATGTGAACGCGCAGGTGCGCAACAAGCCCCTGGAGCAGCTGGCCAAGCCCTTTGTGGCGGTGGCGACGCGGCTCGAAGACGGCGAGCGCACGGTGTTTGCGCGGGGCAACACGGGGCAGGCGGTGCGGGCGTCCAGCAGTGTTCCGGGTGTGTTTCAGCCGGTCACGCTGGGCAAATACCATTTTGTGGATGGAGGCATCGTGAGCCCGGTGCCGGTGGATGCGGCGCGCCAGCTGGGTGCGGATGTGGTGATTGCGGTGGACATCTCCAACAAGGCCCGGGGCAAATCGCCGGGCGACATGCTGGGCACGCTCAGCCAGTCGATTGCCATCATGGGCCAGAAGTTGGGGCAGGCCGAGCTGGCGCGCGCGGACGTGATCATCCGGCCCCAGGTGCTCGATTTGGGCTCGGCAGACTTCAGCCAGCGCGCCAAGGCGATGGTGGAGGGCGAAAAAGCCGCGCTGGCCGCCATGCCCCACATTCGTGAGCGCGTGGCGCAGTTGCAGGCCGAGCGCGCCACTGCCACACGCGTGGCCCAGCAAAAAGCGGCGGCCGCCCAGCACCAGGCCTGCCTGGACAACCGATCCAGCCTGCAAAAGGTAGCGGGGTATGCGGGGCTGGGCGAACCCTGCGCCAGCCCTTGA